The following proteins are co-located in the Aurantiacibacter atlanticus genome:
- a CDS encoding YihY/virulence factor BrkB family protein gives MSGPIEQTAKAKSRPSDYSPEARRKVALAGACAEEAFDEPSLPRSTFEVAKRVLVGIYNDGTIHAGNLAYMSVLAIFPFFITAAAIFSAIGDEADRAATINTIITAFPPVVGEVIGPVARNVVEARSGWLLWVGGVVGLWTVGSLIETIRDILRRAYGTHPSQAFWKYRILSSGIIIGAVLLLMLSLIAQVMIGAAQEVIAAYFPDLTKALGRLAWSRIIPAIGLYSSLFMLFIALTPSKYRTKRYPKWPGALLVTVWWIMVTIALPPVLRSLFAYDLTYGSLAGFMIALFFFWLVGLGMVAGAELNAALAETPEEEGVRLGGGATEITMNRDEKDIDA, from the coding sequence GTGTCCGGACCAATCGAACAGACAGCAAAGGCGAAATCGCGCCCATCCGATTATTCGCCCGAGGCGCGCCGCAAGGTGGCATTGGCTGGCGCTTGCGCAGAGGAAGCTTTCGACGAACCCTCCCTTCCCAGGAGCACCTTCGAGGTCGCCAAACGAGTGCTTGTCGGGATTTATAATGATGGCACAATCCACGCAGGCAACCTTGCCTATATGTCCGTGCTCGCCATTTTCCCGTTTTTCATCACGGCCGCTGCCATTTTTTCCGCCATCGGTGATGAGGCCGATCGCGCCGCAACCATCAATACCATTATTACAGCCTTTCCCCCCGTGGTCGGCGAAGTGATTGGCCCGGTGGCGCGCAACGTCGTTGAAGCGCGCAGCGGCTGGTTATTGTGGGTCGGCGGGGTAGTGGGTTTGTGGACGGTGGGCAGCCTGATCGAGACGATCCGCGATATTCTCCGTCGCGCCTACGGAACACACCCTTCACAGGCTTTCTGGAAATATCGCATCCTGTCGAGCGGGATCATTATCGGTGCAGTATTGCTGCTGATGCTGTCACTTATTGCGCAGGTCATGATTGGCGCCGCGCAGGAGGTCATCGCGGCCTATTTTCCTGATTTGACGAAGGCATTGGGCAGGCTGGCTTGGTCACGCATCATTCCTGCCATTGGTCTTTACAGTTCACTCTTCATGCTTTTCATCGCTCTGACACCCAGCAAATATCGCACGAAACGCTATCCCAAATGGCCAGGTGCCTTGCTGGTGACGGTGTGGTGGATAATGGTGACAATCGCTCTGCCGCCGGTATTGCGCAGCCTGTTTGCCTACGATCTGACCTATGGTTCGCTGGCCGGGTTCATGATCGCGCTTTTCTTTTTCTGGCTGGTAGGCTTAGGAATGGTTGCCGGTGCAGAACTGAATGCTGCGCTGGCGGAAACGCCAGAGGAAGAAGGTGTCCGCCTGGGCGGCGGCGCAACAGAAATCACAATGAATCGAGACGAGAAGGACATTGATGCATGA
- a CDS encoding DnaJ C-terminal domain-containing protein, with translation MADPYTTLGVSRSASEKDIKSAYRKLAKELHPDKNKDNPQATERFSKVTHAYDLLSDKDKRAQFDRGEIDADGNPAMPFGMGGAGGGAGAGFGGGRPGGGPNGYSSRDFQGFGADDLDIGDLFEGLFGRGGPGDARAGMGGAGNAGGFRQPPPPRKGADVRYKLNVPFVDAASRAKQRITLADGKTIDLALPEGVEDGTQMRLKGKGQQGQGGFGDGIVVISIQPHAYFWRDRDDVRLDLPITLDEAVNGSKVKVPTVDGAVMLTIAPGSSSGKVLRLKGKGFSRKGGSRGDQLVTLEIQLPDDLTQLTEKLSDWRDTGNPRADMGV, from the coding sequence ATGGCAGACCCATATACAACTCTCGGTGTGAGCCGTTCCGCGAGCGAAAAGGACATCAAGTCCGCTTATCGCAAGCTCGCCAAGGAATTGCATCCCGACAAGAACAAAGACAATCCGCAGGCGACCGAACGGTTTTCCAAGGTCACCCACGCTTATGATCTGCTTTCCGACAAGGATAAGCGGGCGCAATTTGACCGTGGTGAAATCGATGCTGACGGCAACCCCGCCATGCCTTTTGGCATGGGTGGTGCAGGTGGCGGTGCTGGTGCCGGTTTTGGCGGAGGGCGCCCCGGTGGTGGGCCAAACGGCTATTCCTCGCGCGATTTCCAGGGATTTGGCGCGGACGATCTCGATATTGGCGACCTGTTCGAAGGGCTGTTCGGGCGCGGCGGGCCAGGTGATGCGCGCGCCGGTATGGGTGGTGCCGGAAATGCAGGCGGTTTTCGCCAGCCGCCACCGCCACGCAAGGGAGCAGATGTCCGCTACAAGCTGAACGTACCCTTTGTTGATGCCGCCTCTCGCGCCAAGCAGCGCATCACGCTTGCCGATGGCAAGACAATAGACCTTGCGCTTCCGGAAGGCGTGGAAGACGGTACGCAGATGCGCCTCAAGGGCAAGGGGCAGCAGGGACAGGGCGGTTTTGGTGACGGTATCGTAGTCATCAGTATCCAGCCACACGCCTACTTCTGGCGTGACCGAGACGATGTAAGGCTCGATCTGCCCATCACGCTGGACGAGGCGGTGAACGGTAGCAAGGTGAAGGTGCCGACGGTAGATGGCGCGGTGATGCTGACAATCGCTCCAGGCTCCAGCTCGGGCAAGGTGCTGCGGTTGAAAGGAAAGGGCTTTTCTCGCAAGGGGGGCAGTCGCGGGGATCAGCTTGTCACGCTGGAAATTCAGCTTCCCGATGATCTCACTCAACTAACCGAAAAACTGTCGGATTGGCGCGATACAGGAAATCCTCGTGCCGATATGGGCGTTTGA
- the fabI gene encoding enoyl-ACP reductase FabI translates to MTGLMAGKKGLIMGLANDRSLAWGIAQMLREAGAELAFSYQGEALKKRVAPLAEQVGSDFLIDCDVSDMGAMDEAFAQIEKRWGKMDFLIHAIGFSDKNELRGEYVDTSLENFLMTMNISAYSLVAVAKRARPLMRDGGSIVTLTHYGAEKVVPHYNVMGVAKAALETSVQYLANDLGPENIRVNAISAGPIKTLAASGIGDFRYILKWNELNAPLRRNVTIEDVGGAGLYLCSDLSSGVTGETHHVDAGYHVVGMKQEDAPDIALT, encoded by the coding sequence ATGACGGGGCTGATGGCAGGCAAAAAGGGTCTCATCATGGGGTTGGCCAACGACAGATCGCTGGCCTGGGGCATTGCACAAATGCTGCGTGAAGCCGGTGCCGAACTGGCTTTCTCCTATCAGGGAGAGGCATTGAAAAAGCGCGTCGCTCCACTGGCAGAGCAGGTCGGCAGCGATTTCCTGATCGATTGCGACGTATCGGACATGGGCGCGATGGACGAAGCCTTTGCCCAGATCGAGAAACGCTGGGGCAAGATGGATTTTCTGATCCATGCGATCGGCTTTTCGGACAAAAACGAACTGCGCGGCGAATATGTCGATACCAGTCTCGAAAACTTCCTGATGACGATGAATATCTCTGCCTATTCGCTGGTGGCCGTGGCCAAGCGTGCGCGCCCGTTGATGCGTGACGGTGGCAGCATCGTGACGCTGACCCATTATGGCGCTGAAAAAGTTGTGCCGCATTACAATGTCATGGGTGTGGCAAAGGCGGCGCTGGAAACCAGCGTGCAATATCTTGCCAATGACCTGGGGCCTGAAAACATTCGCGTCAACGCGATCAGCGCAGGTCCGATCAAGACGCTGGCCGCCAGTGGCATTGGCGATTTCCGCTATATCCTCAAATGGAACGAGTTGAATGCGCCGCTGCGCCGCAACGTGACGATCGAAGACGTGGGCGGTGCTGGCCTGTATCTGTGTTCCGATCTTTCATCGGGCGTGACGGGGGAAACCCACCATGTCGATGCGGGTTATCACGTTGTAGGCATGAAGCAGGAAGACGCGCCGGATATTGCGCTCACCTGA
- a CDS encoding demethoxyubiquinone hydroxylase family protein, with protein MTILKDRARMIRVDQAGEFGATRIYAGQLAVMGDRGPQSAEIRGMAEQEAGHRAEFDALMARRGVRPTVLEPFWNIAGFALGAGTALIGPEAAMACTAAVETEIDNHYSQQLDELEKDDDDPELAAMIDRFREDEREHRDAALAAGAEKAPAYPLLSAAIRLGCRAAIRLSERI; from the coding sequence ATGACCATATTGAAAGACCGTGCAAGGATGATTCGCGTGGATCAGGCCGGTGAATTTGGCGCCACGCGTATTTATGCCGGCCAATTGGCCGTGATGGGTGATCGCGGGCCGCAATCGGCAGAAATCCGCGGTATGGCAGAACAGGAAGCGGGCCATCGGGCAGAGTTTGATGCACTGATGGCGCGGCGCGGCGTGCGCCCTACAGTGCTCGAACCATTCTGGAATATTGCGGGATTTGCGCTTGGCGCGGGAACGGCTCTGATCGGCCCGGAAGCGGCGATGGCATGCACGGCTGCGGTCGAAACCGAAATAGACAATCATTATTCGCAGCAGCTGGACGAGCTGGAGAAGGATGATGACGACCCCGAGCTCGCCGCCATGATTGACCGTTTCCGCGAGGATGAGCGGGAGCACCGCGATGCGGCTTTGGCGGCAGGGGCGGAAAAAGCGCCCGCCTACCCCTTGCTGTCCGCCGCCATCCGGCTGGGATGCAGGGCGGCTATCCGGCTGTCCGAACGAATCTGA
- the pdxH gene encoding pyridoxamine 5'-phosphate oxidase gives MTRADTSIPASVDPFDLFDEWFAEAQGSEPNDANAMALATATHAGAPSVRMVLLKEHGAGLGENGGFVFYTNAQSRKGAEIRANPQAALLFHWKSLRRQIRIEGALTEVSSTQADAYFQSRPFVSQVGSAASDQSQPLDDRETYLTRVQALEKRYADAGRVPRPPEWTGFRLEPAGMEFWRDRPNRLHERRKFVRGEAGKWASTLLYP, from the coding sequence ATGACCAGAGCTGATACATCCATTCCGGCATCCGTCGATCCATTCGATCTGTTCGATGAATGGTTTGCCGAAGCGCAGGGCAGCGAGCCCAATGATGCCAATGCCATGGCACTTGCCACTGCCACGCACGCAGGGGCGCCTTCGGTGCGCATGGTGTTGCTGAAAGAACATGGGGCAGGTTTGGGCGAAAACGGCGGTTTCGTGTTCTACACTAACGCGCAAAGCCGCAAGGGTGCTGAAATTCGCGCCAATCCGCAGGCAGCCCTGTTATTCCACTGGAAAAGCCTGCGCCGCCAGATCCGTATAGAAGGCGCTCTGACCGAAGTGAGCAGCACGCAAGCTGATGCCTATTTCCAATCTCGCCCTTTCGTCAGCCAGGTTGGATCAGCTGCAAGCGACCAGTCGCAGCCGCTTGATGACAGGGAAACTTATCTAACACGGGTGCAGGCGCTGGAGAAGCGATATGCAGACGCGGGGCGGGTTCCTCGCCCACCGGAATGGACAGGTTTCCGCCTTGAACCTGCAGGAATGGAGTTTTGGCGGGACCGACCCAATCGCCTGCACGAGAGGCGTAAATTTGTCCGCGGCGAAGCTGGTAAATGGGCCAGCACCTTATTGTATCCATGA